From Methanococcus maripaludis, the proteins below share one genomic window:
- a CDS encoding acetate--CoA ligase family protein produces the protein MNTLEGIFNPKSVAVIGASEIEGKVGQSVMKNLLNFKQHGGKVYPVNKKYNEVYGIKCYGSVLDIPETPDLVIISIPAEYAVDAMEECGRKGVKAAIIITAGFAETNNHVLEDRLKAISEQYGIRTIGPNCLGVINLHNHLNASFSKEFSKMGNIAFISQSGAIMTALLDIANYYNLGFSKIVSMGNKIDVQEYELLNYLENDPHTKVVALYIEGLKDEKFISAAKKISRKKPVIVLKSGKSEEGAKAASSHTGSLAGNNAVYDAAFKKSRVFNVESFEDLVNLLKIFSVQPPMRSKKLAVVTNAGGFGVLAADSVEKCGLELADFSATTVSELKKYLPDTSGISNPLDLIGDADVNRYKHAFELVENDPNVDGLLAILTPQGMTDALGVARELVKLKNYMICKKDKIPIVASFVGGTSVLEARSYLQEKGIPSFICPELAVHALACLYRQSHLMDKYDSPEYLNEIRAEIAEAKTKNPEKIDELLANANESNSKEFLKLNGFAIPEKFVATTKEEAKEYAENLGKVVMKVVSADILHKSDAGCVIIDPSDASEAFETIMKNGEKYLFDRKIDGIIDGVLIEQFVTGKEIIIGAKRDPVFGPVVMTGLGGIFVEVLKDVSFGITPITKEYAGEILHSLKSYKILEGVRGEKRSDIEFLKELIVRVGVLMETYDEISEIDINPAFIKEEGQGGFVGDALIITK, from the coding sequence ATGAACACGCTTGAAGGAATATTCAACCCAAAATCCGTTGCAGTAATTGGTGCATCAGAAATAGAAGGAAAAGTAGGACAGTCCGTAATGAAAAACTTGTTGAATTTTAAACAACACGGTGGAAAAGTATATCCTGTTAACAAAAAATACAACGAAGTATATGGAATTAAATGCTACGGTTCTGTTTTAGACATTCCTGAAACTCCAGACCTTGTAATTATATCGATTCCTGCAGAATATGCAGTAGATGCTATGGAAGAATGTGGAAGAAAAGGAGTAAAAGCTGCAATAATTATTACGGCAGGATTTGCAGAAACCAACAACCACGTGCTAGAAGACCGGTTAAAAGCAATTAGCGAACAGTATGGAATTAGAACAATCGGTCCAAACTGTCTTGGTGTGATAAATCTTCACAACCATTTAAACGCGTCATTCAGTAAAGAATTTTCAAAAATGGGAAATATTGCGTTTATATCGCAAAGTGGAGCGATCATGACTGCACTTCTTGATATTGCAAATTATTATAACCTAGGATTTTCAAAAATCGTGAGTATGGGTAACAAAATCGATGTTCAAGAGTATGAATTATTAAATTACCTTGAAAATGACCCTCACACGAAAGTTGTAGCGCTTTATATCGAAGGTTTAAAGGACGAAAAATTCATTAGTGCTGCTAAAAAAATCTCAAGGAAAAAACCAGTAATTGTTTTAAAAAGTGGAAAATCCGAAGAAGGTGCAAAAGCTGCTTCTTCACACACAGGAAGTCTTGCAGGAAACAACGCAGTATACGATGCAGCATTCAAAAAAAGTCGTGTATTTAATGTAGAAAGCTTTGAAGACCTCGTAAATCTTTTAAAAATATTTTCAGTACAACCCCCAATGAGATCCAAAAAACTTGCTGTTGTAACAAACGCAGGCGGATTTGGTGTTTTGGCAGCAGATTCTGTTGAAAAATGTGGACTCGAACTTGCAGACTTTTCGGCGACAACTGTTTCTGAATTGAAAAAATATTTACCGGATACATCAGGTATTTCAAATCCATTGGATTTAATTGGGGATGCAGATGTCAATAGATACAAACACGCATTTGAGTTGGTTGAAAATGATCCAAACGTAGATGGATTACTCGCAATATTAACCCCTCAAGGAATGACTGATGCTCTTGGTGTTGCTAGAGAACTTGTAAAACTTAAAAACTACATGATATGTAAAAAAGATAAAATTCCAATTGTTGCCTCATTTGTTGGAGGAACTTCCGTATTAGAAGCAAGAAGCTACTTACAGGAAAAAGGAATTCCTTCATTCATCTGCCCAGAACTTGCAGTTCACGCATTGGCTTGTTTATACAGACAAAGCCACCTCATGGACAAATACGACAGCCCTGAATACTTAAATGAAATCAGAGCCGAAATTGCAGAAGCTAAAACTAAAAACCCTGAAAAAATTGATGAACTGCTTGCAAATGCAAATGAAAGCAACTCAAAAGAGTTTTTAAAATTGAATGGATTTGCAATCCCTGAAAAATTTGTTGCCACAACTAAAGAAGAAGCTAAAGAATACGCTGAAAATTTAGGAAAAGTAGTAATGAAAGTTGTTTCAGCAGATATTTTACACAAATCAGATGCAGGTTGTGTTATAATCGATCCTAGTGATGCATCTGAAGCATTTGAAACGATAATGAAAAATGGGGAAAAATATTTGTTTGATAGAAAAATCGATGGAATTATCGATGGTGTCTTAATCGAACAGTTTGTCACCGGAAAAGAAATTATTATTGGTGCTAAAAGAGATCCAGTATTTGGGCCTGTTGTTATGACTGGGCTTGGGGGAATATTCGTAGAAGTTTTAAAGGATGTTTCCTTTGGAATTACCCCGATAACAAAAGAATACGCTGGAGAAATACTTCACTCCCTAAAATCATATAAAATCTTAGAAGGAGTTAGAGGCGAAAAAAGAAGCGATATCGAATTCTTAAAAGAATTGATCGTTAGAGTTGGAGTTTTAATGGAAACTTATGATGAAATAAGTGAAATCGACATCAACCCTGCATTTATCAAAGAAGAAGGCCAAGGCGGATTCGTTGGAGATGCATTAATTATAACAAAATAA
- a CDS encoding iron-sulfur cluster biosynthesis family protein has translation MIPVTISEEAMEFINEKISDTGSKDLIVFFEGFGUGGPKFGIDTASKILETDEKIYDEEFRIFIDKMARQVLNEVYIIVKKSVFSGKYLAVKGAGGCC, from the coding sequence ATGATCCCTGTAACAATTTCTGAAGAAGCAATGGAATTTATAAACGAAAAAATAAGCGATACGGGTTCAAAAGACTTGATCGTGTTTTTCGAAGGATTTGGTTGAGGGGGTCCTAAATTCGGGATTGACACAGCAAGTAAAATCCTTGAAACAGATGAAAAAATTTACGATGAAGAGTTTAGAATCTTTATCGACAAAATGGCAAGACAGGTATTAAACGAAGTATATATCATCGTTAAAAAATCCGTTTTCAGCGGAAAATACCTGGCAGTAAAAGGAGCAGGTGGATGCTGTTAA
- the psmA gene encoding archaeal proteasome endopeptidase complex subunit alpha: MQQMVPASGYDRAITIFSPEGRLYQVEYAREAVRRGTTAVGIKCKDGVVLAVDRRITSKLIDVSSIEKIFQIDDHIVAATSGLVADARVLIDRARIEAQMNRVSYGEAITVEALAKKICDIKQAYTQHGGARPFGLALLITGIDRHSARLFETDPSGALIEYKATAIGSGRPIAMEVLESKYDENMTVSEGMELALYALSKTTEELKPENIDMAIIKDSGKLVEKISVNEIEKIVKAVYEKVKAEEEEAEKNKGEEDSE, encoded by the coding sequence ATGCAACAAATGGTTCCAGCATCAGGATACGATAGAGCAATAACAATATTCAGCCCTGAAGGAAGACTTTATCAGGTTGAATATGCTAGAGAAGCAGTGAGACGAGGAACTACTGCTGTAGGAATTAAGTGTAAAGATGGAGTGGTTCTCGCAGTCGATAGGAGAATTACAAGTAAATTAATTGACGTTTCATCAATTGAAAAAATATTTCAAATCGACGACCATATTGTAGCTGCTACATCAGGTTTAGTTGCGGATGCAAGAGTTTTAATTGATAGAGCGAGAATCGAAGCTCAGATGAACAGGGTTTCTTATGGTGAAGCAATCACTGTTGAAGCACTTGCAAAAAAAATCTGCGACATTAAACAGGCATACACTCAACACGGTGGTGCAAGACCATTTGGTTTAGCACTTTTAATTACTGGAATCGACAGACACAGTGCAAGACTGTTTGAAACTGACCCAAGTGGAGCTTTAATAGAATACAAAGCTACAGCAATTGGTTCTGGAAGGCCTATCGCAATGGAAGTTCTTGAATCAAAATACGACGAAAATATGACTGTTAGCGAAGGAATGGAATTAGCACTTTACGCTTTAAGTAAAACTACTGAAGAATTAAAGCCTGAAAATATTGATATGGCCATAATAAAAGATTCTGGAAAATTAGTTGAAAAAATAAGTGTTAATGAAATTGAAAAAATCGTAAAAGCAGTTTACGAAAAAGTTAAGGCTGAAGAAGAGGAAGCTGAAAAAAATAAAGGCGAAGAAGATAGTGAATAA
- a CDS encoding ribosome assembly factor SBDS, with product MVSLDNAVIARLQSHGEKFEILVDPYLAAKFKEGQPIGISEILAAETVYKDSGKGEKVPEDVLLKIFETLNPLEIAEQILKKGTVQLTANQRKEIQELKRKQIVSIISKNTINPQTDTPHPPKRIENAMEEARLSVDIYKSAEEQIPKIIKELRKLLPIKFEKRDVAVKILGEFAANAYHTLHEYGATKQEEWLGDGSLVLVIEIPSGIENEFYMHLNKLTKGTVQTKVLKRYE from the coding sequence ATGGTGTCATTGGACAATGCTGTTATAGCAAGGCTTCAATCACATGGGGAAAAATTCGAAATACTCGTGGATCCATACTTGGCAGCTAAATTTAAAGAAGGACAGCCAATAGGCATCTCAGAAATCTTGGCCGCTGAAACGGTTTACAAGGACTCTGGAAAAGGAGAAAAAGTTCCAGAAGACGTACTTTTGAAGATTTTTGAAACGTTAAATCCTTTGGAAATTGCAGAACAGATACTAAAAAAAGGAACTGTTCAATTAACAGCTAACCAGCGAAAAGAAATACAAGAACTAAAAAGAAAGCAGATCGTGTCGATAATTTCAAAAAACACGATAAACCCCCAGACTGATACACCTCACCCGCCTAAAAGGATTGAAAACGCTATGGAAGAAGCTAGACTCAGTGTTGATATTTACAAAAGCGCTGAAGAACAAATTCCTAAGATTATTAAGGAATTGAGGAAACTTTTACCCATTAAGTTTGAAAAAAGGGATGTTGCAGTCAAAATTCTTGGAGAATTCGCTGCAAATGCCTACCACACACTTCATGAATATGGCGCAACTAAACAGGAAGAATGGTTGGGCGATGGTTCGCTTGTTCTTGTAATCGAAATTCCGAGTGGTATTGAAAACGAATTTTACATGCATTTGAACAAACTTACAAAAGGAACTGTTCAAACTAAAGTACTTAAAAGATATGAATAA
- the rpl37A gene encoding 50S ribosomal protein L37Ae has translation MVEFSHTKKIGSAGRFGSRYGRKIRVRLRDVEIKQNKDYKCPVCAFPKLKRAGTSIWVCEKCGAKIAGGAYTPETGAGKVVTKAIRRVIESKSREI, from the coding sequence ATGGTAGAATTTAGCCACACTAAAAAAATTGGTTCAGCAGGAAGATTTGGATCAAGATACGGTAGAAAAATCAGAGTAAGATTAAGAGACGTTGAAATCAAACAAAACAAAGATTACAAATGCCCTGTTTGTGCATTCCCTAAATTAAAAAGAGCAGGAACCTCTATCTGGGTATGTGAAAAATGCGGTGCAAAAATCGCTGGTGGAGCATACACTCCTGAAACTGGTGCTGGTAAAGTTGTTACAAAAGCAATCAGAAGAGTTATTGAAAGTAAAAGTAGAGAAATCTAA
- a CDS encoding DNA-directed RNA polymerase subunit P, with translation MAEYRCSNCGKIVTLDEIGLKAKCPHCSNRVLIKLRPKIVKKVQAR, from the coding sequence ATGGCAGAGTACAGATGTTCCAACTGCGGAAAAATCGTAACTCTTGATGAAATAGGATTAAAAGCTAAATGCCCTCACTGTAGTAACAGAGTTTTGATAAAATTAAGACCTAAAATAGTTAAAAAAGTTCAGGCAAGATAA
- a CDS encoding rRNA maturation protein, whose product MIITTSRKPSQRTRSLVNDLARVFNFKILNRGKIPLSELIENKDDMIIVEELKGNPGRLKIFNFENNKILSMNLSLKLQREVSGKAFKNSGKLGSKFDKNTEHLKEFFFEYLFKKLSNYKEENSEVVITFKTVDESTFYIEVHKGSENMGPSLKIKTVKILDIE is encoded by the coding sequence ATGATAATTACGACTTCCAGAAAACCTTCTCAAAGAACCAGAAGCCTTGTAAATGATTTAGCGAGGGTTTTTAATTTTAAAATATTAAACCGAGGAAAAATTCCTCTCTCCGAGCTAATCGAAAATAAGGACGATATGATAATTGTAGAAGAACTAAAAGGAAACCCTGGAAGGCTCAAAATATTTAATTTTGAAAATAATAAAATTCTTTCTATGAACTTATCCTTAAAACTTCAACGGGAAGTTTCAGGAAAAGCATTTAAAAATTCTGGAAAACTGGGTTCAAAGTTTGATAAAAATACTGAACATTTAAAAGAATTCTTCTTTGAATACTTATTCAAAAAATTGAGTAATTATAAGGAAGAGAATTCTGAAGTTGTAATTACCTTTAAAACGGTTGATGAGTCCACATTTTACATTGAAGTTCACAAAGGCTCAGAAAATATGGGTCCGAGTTTGAAAATAAAAACTGTAAAAATACTCGATATTGAATAG
- a CDS encoding KEOPS complex subunit Pcc1: protein MTYPKFTLKLTFETPKKARIIYESVYPEHVASQVRSKCKMDLFENSIIISCISDELSILKASIYSYIRWIKVAESIYKLTEDE from the coding sequence ATGACATATCCCAAATTTACATTAAAATTGACTTTTGAAACTCCAAAAAAAGCCAGAATTATTTATGAATCTGTTTATCCAGAACATGTCGCATCGCAAGTTCGATCAAAGTGCAAAATGGACCTTTTTGAAAATTCAATTATTATTTCGTGCATTTCTGACGAATTGAGTATCTTAAAAGCGTCTATTTATTCATATATTCGTTGGATAAAAGTTGCAGAAAGTATATATAAACTAACAGAAGATGAATAA
- a CDS encoding prefoldin subunit beta produces MELPANVQNQLMQFQQLQQQLQMIMYQKQQFETQLKEMEKAIEEMEKSDSEEVFKMAGGILVKRNKAEVKEELSEKIETLQLRVTTFEKQEEKMQKRYTELQESLQKVMGQGQ; encoded by the coding sequence ATGGAATTACCTGCAAACGTTCAAAATCAATTAATGCAATTCCAACAACTCCAGCAGCAGTTACAAATGATAATGTACCAAAAACAGCAGTTTGAAACACAATTAAAGGAAATGGAAAAAGCTATTGAAGAAATGGAAAAATCTGATTCCGAAGAAGTATTTAAGATGGCTGGTGGAATCCTCGTTAAAAGAAACAAGGCTGAAGTAAAAGAAGAATTAAGTGAAAAGATAGAAACACTCCAGTTAAGAGTAACTACCTTTGAAAAACAAGAAGAAAAAATGCAGAAAAGATACACTGAATTACAAGAAAGCCTCCAAAAAGTAATGGGTCAGGGCCAATAA
- a CDS encoding DHH family phosphoesterase yields MKKKIEILKDYLKNDDIIFLCHHNADPDAVGAAIGLKQLANSFSKKKSKEKNLKISADSVSKLSRSILKELNEKIEIIEYPKLPKTVFLVDTSSINQVTVNSEELTNSDVILIDHHKKTDLINFCKFYIVDENSTSTCEIVANLFREMKIYPPKNIRIGLLCGILYDTKHLKIAKESTFNIISWLMKDVSFQKVLYLLSQESDPSKRIAHLKACSRMELMELDSYTIAISHASSHEASCAKTIVSIGADIAFVVAARKRDREIRISVRSRKAISKKIHMGALMEKVAKILDGQGGGHAEAAGLNAPWNKEKTKEEAVDSVLSVCIKSLEEELSGVENV; encoded by the coding sequence ATGAAAAAAAAAATTGAAATATTGAAAGATTATCTAAAAAATGATGATATTATATTTCTATGTCACCATAACGCAGATCCTGATGCAGTTGGTGCTGCAATCGGTTTAAAACAGCTTGCAAACAGCTTTTCTAAGAAAAAATCAAAAGAAAAAAATTTAAAAATATCTGCAGATTCTGTAAGTAAACTTTCACGATCAATACTGAAAGAATTAAACGAAAAAATTGAAATTATAGAATATCCAAAATTACCAAAAACTGTTTTTTTAGTTGATACTTCTTCAATAAATCAGGTAACTGTAAATTCAGAAGAACTAACTAATTCAGATGTTATTTTAATAGATCATCACAAAAAAACCGATCTTATAAATTTCTGCAAATTTTATATTGTTGATGAAAATTCAACTTCAACTTGTGAAATTGTAGCAAATTTATTCAGAGAAATGAAGATTTACCCTCCAAAAAATATCCGAATAGGGCTTTTATGCGGTATTTTGTATGATACAAAACATTTGAAAATTGCAAAAGAATCAACCTTTAATATAATCTCGTGGTTGATGAAAGATGTATCTTTTCAAAAAGTACTTTATCTTTTAAGCCAAGAAAGTGATCCAAGCAAAAGAATTGCACATTTAAAAGCTTGTAGCAGGATGGAATTAATGGAACTTGATAGCTACACTATTGCAATATCCCATGCAAGTTCTCATGAAGCTTCCTGTGCAAAAACAATCGTAAGTATTGGGGCAGACATTGCATTTGTTGTTGCTGCAAGAAAAAGGGATCGAGAAATTAGAATAAGTGTGCGCTCAAGAAAAGCAATTTCAAAAAAAATCCACATGGGGGCCCTTATGGAAAAAGTTGCAAAAATTTTAGATGGGCAAGGTGGAGGGCATGCTGAAGCTGCTGGCTTAAATGCCCCTTGGAACAAAGAAAAAACTAAAGAAGAAGCAGTTGATTCTGTTCTTTCTGTCTGCATTAAGTCTCTTGAAGAAGAATTAAGTGGTGTAGAAAATGTCTGA
- a CDS encoding dihydroneopterin aldolase family protein — MSEKSLEKNEIFDSYFKNLSDRERAVFEGGISLGALFHQFVGTPVSEKTKKSLEIAMSESLKNQPFIEDVSVSIVGIIEDGKYVSLTGEMLDVSLTVKTEKNRALLRLKYIKELDYPLMYVEKI, encoded by the coding sequence ATGTCTGAAAAAAGCCTTGAAAAAAATGAAATTTTTGATTCATACTTTAAAAATTTAAGTGATCGGGAAAGAGCAGTTTTTGAAGGGGGTATTTCACTTGGAGCACTTTTCCACCAATTTGTTGGAACACCTGTTAGCGAAAAAACTAAAAAAAGTTTAGAAATTGCAATGTCTGAATCTTTGAAAAACCAGCCATTTATTGAAGATGTTTCTGTATCAATTGTTGGAATAATCGAAGATGGAAAATATGTTTCATTAACTGGCGAAATGCTTGATGTATCCCTAACTGTAAAAACTGAGAAAAACCGTGCTCTTTTAAGATTAAAATACATTAAAGAACTCGATTATCCATTAATGTACGTTGAAAAAATTTAA
- a CDS encoding NifB/NifX family molybdenum-iron cluster-binding protein, with amino-acid sequence MKVAVPMDMDTISDADSAKYFLIFKIEEKEVVDTKTLLTLEEMLKEKPNAIIVNKREKFNGKMENYFCEKNDVDVCILEFIEGNLEKIE; translated from the coding sequence ATGAAAGTTGCAGTTCCAATGGATATGGACACAATTTCAGACGCTGATTCTGCAAAATATTTTTTAATATTTAAAATTGAAGAAAAGGAAGTTGTTGATACAAAAACACTATTAACTCTTGAAGAAATGTTAAAAGAAAAACCAAATGCAATTATCGTAAACAAACGCGAAAAATTTAATGGAAAAATGGAAAATTATTTTTGTGAAAAAAACGATGTTGACGTTTGCATTTTGGAATTTATCGAAGGAAATTTAGAAAAAATTGAATAA
- a CDS encoding DUF2341 domain-containing protein, whose translation MYLSQSTTTLVLLLLLTATLTYNTLDLQKNQVLTEMEASSIDLKSSSLEHIIESSLPTVFNRVLNDAELEVIDNYNNNPSGDPFFESTNYTLAYLKNGTEDIIVKDYLENVSEEYSNLGYTIDYNFSMTNITMVDGFTFKLDYDLYYKIQGNKGVIKEENISSFQYSTVKTVLDAYHYIKPTYVGVINVSNPNAETLYDFQVKVVFNDSNFDYSIEPTGEGLRFYDENGNYIPYWVEVWDYSDDDNDRTSVLWLKVPILDANINTSVYILSTYPKISESNGNRVFEMFDDFEDSNSLYSKWNVYRGDWEYISNSNIYSNSLYNENIITCQDAPDIARMISTENTSLSEYIVEVDSMGYFAFHDSTPGPYTMLGFFADPEYLAETTTHPDAFYSVDMSSVHGALFTLTGSNLIWDLKVFDIFFGLSKEYPVDYNNVLRTYVGTDFFNAPLENEWYTIKLEVLDDDIQAKYCTLEDYISDNEPDWMISEENLEKYGTYFELGTSGGSLIDAYDIYFDNFRVRKYASIEPTTNIYSLSKTVGINYITPPRAEGTRYVLGSDYNLYYEEADNYPSIIDMLAGEDFKSWEYGYGLKLKGYQ comes from the coding sequence ATGTATCTTTCTCAAAGCACTACAACTCTTGTATTATTATTGTTACTGACTGCCACTTTAACATATAATACATTGGATTTGCAAAAAAATCAAGTTTTAACTGAAATGGAAGCGTCTTCAATAGACTTAAAATCTTCTTCCTTAGAACACATAATCGAAAGCTCTCTTCCAACAGTGTTTAACCGAGTATTAAATGATGCAGAGCTGGAAGTAATCGACAATTATAATAACAACCCTTCAGGAGACCCTTTTTTTGAGTCTACTAATTATACTTTAGCGTATTTAAAAAATGGGACGGAAGATATAATAGTGAAGGATTATCTTGAAAATGTAAGCGAAGAATATTCTAATTTAGGATATACTATCGATTATAATTTTAGCATGACAAATATTACGATGGTTGACGGGTTCACCTTTAAATTGGATTATGATTTGTATTATAAAATCCAAGGAAACAAAGGCGTTATCAAAGAAGAAAATATTTCTTCATTTCAATATTCCACTGTAAAAACGGTTTTGGATGCTTACCATTACATAAAACCTACATATGTCGGAGTAATAAACGTATCTAATCCTAATGCAGAAACACTGTATGATTTTCAGGTAAAAGTGGTTTTTAACGACTCTAATTTTGATTATTCAATAGAACCTACTGGAGAAGGTCTTAGATTTTATGACGAAAATGGGAATTATATCCCTTATTGGGTTGAAGTATGGGATTATAGTGACGATGACAATGATCGAACATCAGTGTTGTGGTTAAAAGTTCCAATATTGGATGCGAATATAAACACGTCAGTATATATCTTGTCAACATATCCAAAAATTTCAGAAAGCAATGGTAATAGAGTATTTGAAATGTTTGATGATTTTGAGGATAGTAATTCACTCTATTCAAAATGGAATGTTTACAGGGGGGATTGGGAGTATATTTCCAATTCAAATATATATTCAAACAGTCTTTATAATGAAAATATTATAACATGTCAGGATGCACCAGACATTGCCAGAATGATCTCCACAGAAAATACAAGTTTAAGTGAGTATATTGTGGAAGTTGATTCAATGGGTTATTTTGCATTCCATGATAGCACTCCTGGCCCTTATACAATGCTTGGATTTTTTGCAGACCCTGAATATTTGGCAGAAACTACAACCCACCCTGATGCTTTTTATTCAGTTGACATGAGTAGCGTACATGGCGCATTATTTACCCTTACTGGATCCAATTTAATATGGGATTTGAAAGTATTCGATATTTTCTTCGGACTTTCCAAAGAATATCCTGTTGATTATAATAATGTACTTCGGACATACGTTGGAACAGATTTCTTCAATGCTCCTCTTGAAAATGAATGGTATACAATTAAATTGGAAGTTTTAGATGACGATATTCAGGCAAAATATTGTACCTTGGAAGATTATATATCTGACAATGAACCCGATTGGATGATTTCAGAAGAGAATCTTGAGAAATACGGAACTTATTTTGAACTGGGTACTTCAGGAGGAAGTTTGATAGATGCTTATGATATCTATTTCGATAATTTCCGTGTTAGGAAATATGCTTCAATAGAACCAACAACAAATATTTACTCTTTATCAAAAACAGTAGGAATAAATTATATAACGCCCCCAAGAGCAGAAGGTACCCGGTATGTTTTGGGAAGTGATTATAACCTGTACTATGAAGAAGCGGATAATTACCCATCAATAATCGACATGCTTGCAGGAGAAGATTTTAAATCTTGGGAGTACGGTTATGGATTAAAATTAAAAGGATATCAATAA